The region AATTGGGAGTTTGATATCATGCATACGTACCCTTCAGGTTCATGGCAACGAAATGTGATAGCACTTTAACAACAGCTTCAGCTCTTGAGTACAATACCTCTTCCACTGCTAATTCAGGAGCCTCTtttccagtttgattaaaaGAAATGCCTTTCTGAGTAGCCATATAGCATGTCTTTAGCCTTATCGCAATCCAGTCCATGTCAGCGATGGATGAGTCAACCGACTGCAATATAGTTGTAGAAATTGCAGCACTGgttgatttttttatgatagGAAAGGTTTCAGATTCATCTACAGGATCTGTATCCTCCGAGCCTAGAACTTGTACAAGCTCTGCAGCCATAGTTTCAGTGATAACCATGTCCGCTGGAGGTGAGGTTAAAGTGACCGCAATGAAGACCAAACATTTTGCAACCTTTGAGTTCGATACATCACTTCTCCTGCAGAGTTGTGTCGCCAGGGAACCAACAAGATTCCTCCTTTCTTCAGGCAGCTTCTTGCCAATCATCAGTACCATGTCACATAAAATCTGAGAATACGTACATATGTTTCATAGCATTATAACAAATGTAACGAAATAAACACAGCATCTCTTTAGGTGATGATAAATTTCATATAATATAACCTAGCATCACACGGGAGTTTACTAGTATAATTAATCTCTGTAACATGGATGGCATAATAGGATGGATAAAGCACAGTGCATTTACCTCGGCTTCACGGAAAAAAGAGCAGTCGAGAAACTCATTAAGTAGCGGCTTTATGCTCTTAAGGAATAACTCTTTGCTTTTTGTGCTCTGGTCATCAATTCCTTCGGCTAGCTTGCATTCATCATCACCCCAGTCACCCGCAGCAACATTTTCCTCAGGCAGAGAGGTTGATACTAAGTGATCAATCAAACATAAATACTTTGCGCTGGACAAACCTACCTCAATTATCTTTTTCAAACATAGCAAGGCCAAatgaatattttcctttctacATTCAACATCTTTCTGTACCTTTGCTTCCTTCTTGCTAACTGACTTGAGAGAGAAAATTATATTCAGCAGTGGAGGCCCAATAAGCTTAATTTCACCATAAACTAACGTCTTGAATGGATCATCTTTTCTCGTTTGGGAGAAGAATTTTAGTTGATGAAAGCACATATGTAAGACTCTAGAAAGAATTTTCGAACCAAGAACCTGCGCCTTTCCAGAAGAAGGTTGGCTGTTTCTCTGCGAGGCTGCACCATTCTTAGAATTTTCAAGTTTCCATGACTCTAGTGAAATTCGCAAGAGATGATGGATGCTCGAAGTTGCCAAAAGAGGAGTTCGATCTGGAGACTGCTTTGCACAGCCTATAGCAAGTTTATCGGCAGCATCACTGGCACTAGGTCGTATCACTGGTTTTTTAGCTCCACTGCCATGTCTAGAATTAGATGTATATTTGTCCACAAACTCATGAATCTCAACAAACTGAGAAAGCTCCGTTTCCAGTTCCAGTTTTTGCTCATTAGCAGCTTTGACCAACTCATTAACAATATTATTCATCACAACCTCAAGAATCCCTAATAAAAGTGTAGCAGAACActtccttttttcttcttctattgGGGTAGAATCTGAATCATGTTTCTTGCCCAGCAGACCTAAATAATACAAATTGAAGCGATTTACATACTGAAGTAACATAGGAACAAGTCAGGGATAGGAAACAAGTTAGAAACTGATAAGCAAATAGAACTAGAGAAAAACACCTGCATTCCAGGAATAAAGAATGAACTTGGAATTTTTTGTTGCAAAAAGACATGCTCTTACAGGCATTGGACCAATACAAACCACAAGAAATACACATTTTATTTGATAGGAATAACAACTGACTCATTGAGTTGATTACTGGTGATATTGCACCAGAAAAATACCTTCCAAATTCCCATTTCTCAGAAACTTCCGAATCTGTGCTAAAGCATTTGAGAATGAAACTCCAGAAAAATTTCTACCTGCCTGATAATTGTTGTGTCAATGAAATGTCGGTTAAAAGAAAGAGAACTAGCAATTTAAACCAGCAGAAAGAAATTCACTAACCTCATTGTCCTGGGAGATGGAGAAGCCAAAACAAGGGAGTGATTCTGAAGGATGATCAGATCTATTTTTTGGTTGAAGAAGGAGAATCCAAGAGACACAAAAGAGAAGGCAGTCCAACGGCTCTTCAATACAAAATTTCCCGTTTTCTAGTTTGACACATTGATCAATACCCAACTGAAGCTCTTCATTCTAGACAGAATTATGTTAACAAATAAAGTCAACTGATGGGACGGGTAAAGCTGATTTTGCCTGAACTCTGGTAGAAAAGTACAAATAGATATTACTCTCAAGAAGGTTTACCAGGATAGCTTGGTTACAAGCTATTTCCTGCATATGAGTACCTCTTTGTAAAACCGCTGGAAGTGGGAGAGTAAAAGGTCACAAATGGTGCCGGAACTTAGAGGATCCACCATAACAAGCTTCATTATACCATGGTAAACATTTTCCCGGACATTTGCCTGGTTACAGAAATAAATAGTAAGAAGTTAAACTTGGATACGGTGACCCTTTATTTAGACCAAGATTGGTCAGTTTGACAAAACTAAAAAGGATATTTCATGGTAATTCAGTTTACACAAATTTAGACGCAAAGAGACAGCTAATAAGATCTCAAACAGCTGAATAAATTCACATAAGAAACGTACATAAATAAGCTCCTTAGCATGCCTTCACTTTGGTGGTTCAAGTAATATAACCACTTAAATTAGAACTCAGAATTTGTCCTGAGTATCTGATCAGAAAGCAGGAAAAGAAAGGAATCTGCATAAAAACTCAATGAACCATTAAAATGAACCTGCTGATAAAGGCATCGTTGCAGCAGCCCACTGAGCTCTTGGAAAAGGTCTGCTCTAGTTGCATGAGGTTCTTCAGCTTGCTGGCTGCAACTGGCCTGGCTGCTTGATtcttgaaaagaaaaaagtccaacaggttttgATTGTTTTTCTGCAGAAAGCAGGTCAAAAATGGCGCTACATGCCGCAAGACGAACTGAATTTTCTCGTCTAAACATAGCCTTCCTTAGAACCAAGATAGTGTAATCCTGAAATGGTAGGATCACAGATAGGAGTTAGGATGGCATTTATAACATCGATAACAATATAAAACTACCATAGAAAATGGATAGGCTTCACGAATCACTAACCCATAATTTTCTAAAAAGACAATGGAGAATGCTAATCTCTACAAATATCATGTTTCACAGTTCATTTAGCAGTTTGTTTTCAGTTACAAGAGTTGAAAATGTATCTATGTAACATGAGTCATGACAGATGCTGCAGTGTTTGGCTGAGCCCCATGTTGCATAATAAGTACCTGAAGATTACGACTAAACTTCATAAGAGGGAGTAGAACAGTAACGAGATTAGAGGAAATCCTGCCATCCATAAATGTGAAATAATCCAGCATTTCTTTCAAATGAGACATGTGTTCCAACATTGGGTGTGGATGAACTTGGACCATGTATCCAAGTAATCTagaagtaataaaaataaatgaggTTAATAGGAAGAAAACAACCAAATAGCTGAATATAAAGCTAAAAGGTTTCACCTTGTTATTGGGAAGCATTTTTCAGGCTTCATAGACAGAATATGGTATTTGCATTGCTCAATTATCTGAAATGTAATTAGCTCAGTGTCATGGTCTACTATGTACATGAACATATAAAATGAATACAATGAATACAGAAAATATTAGCTTGGAGTATTTCTTAAAGTTGGTGTTCCCTGAAGAAGCTCCCTATTTAAGAACCAGAAGCAGAAATAACAGCGCCTCATTTGCCATATTATACACTAAATCACTAACCTCATTCCTTGACATATCATGCACTTCAAACAAACATTTCAGTACTTGTGTACCTAGCTCATCTGTACCCAAAAGGCCATCAGATTTTGATATTTCTTTCTGGGCACCCTCTTCTACTGCATGAAGCAATCCAAACCCCAGTTGCACAATACTAGGTATTATATGCTCTCTCCCATAGTGACTTCCATTCACCTATAAAAAGAGTACATAGAATTGTTATAAGAGAAGAAATGATCTATATAATAACTAGTCATCCAGacaaaaatataatcaaaatcaatgaacaaagtaaaaaaataaaaatcatgagCATGGTccaaaatattactactatttttagaCAAGAAGAAATCAGGAATGCACATCAAAGCATAAAATAAATCTCCAATAACTGAAATAGATCACAATAAACTCTTTTTTGTGCATTAATTGATCTCCACATTCATAAAAGGCTGATTTACTTTGCTGATTCCAAATATTTTACTCTATACAAATTGAGGCATAATTTCTCAAACCAATAGCAGAATATAAAGGCAAAAGTAGCTCACAGATTTAAGGATGGCCTTT is a window of Salvia splendens isolate huo1 chromosome 3, SspV2, whole genome shotgun sequence DNA encoding:
- the LOC121795947 gene encoding Fanconi anemia group I protein; its protein translation is MRSPENSRGAMHPPSQLTDAEIISLAQHHHHFNPVSSQLPPFLLAESSHPILLSFLHSRAAAAADSSTAVSDYVSSLISLISHHPCAALSSLLPALLHAYLSLFTSLKIPHDRNSLSIIQQFAGHLDAIEIRKIPEVIDLVVSYFPQISELDDAQVLILLPKCIELVRISSEIDKPVEYVNSVLDAVIECDWSNVLLIKLVESIRDFASCIDKVRRREFLQKIFAKMREDVEMQDLPGLVYQLLVLAAKGFGKREVIEGIVLYFGGANKGGSVMKQVEGTVLLHVNFAVKQDPSLGQEVLGLVRQDSRAFNHFTVTVLLSVARIRRFSDSAIDILKTALFNAYKDHKFAKVCRWLPNELKEEYLENARVIEKAILKSVNGSHYGREHIIPSIVQLGFGLLHAVEEGAQKEISKSDGLLGTDELGTQVLKCLFEVHDMSRNEIIEQCKYHILSMKPEKCFPITRLLGYMVQVHPHPMLEHMSHLKEMLDYFTFMDGRISSNLVTVLLPLMKFSRNLQDYTILVLRKAMFRRENSVRLAACSAIFDLLSAEKQSKPVGLFSFQESSSQASCSQQAEEPHATRADLFQELSGLLQRCLYQQANVRENVYHGIMKLVMVDPLSSGTICDLLLSHFQRFYKENEELQLGIDQCVKLENGKFCIEEPLDCLLFCVSWILLLQPKNRSDHPSESLPCFGFSISQDNEAGRNFSGVSFSNALAQIRKFLRNGNLEGLLGKKHDSDSTPIEEEKRKCSATLLLGILEVVMNNIVNELVKAANEQKLELETELSQFVEIHEFVDKYTSNSRHGSGAKKPVIRPSASDAADKLAIGCAKQSPDRTPLLATSSIHHLLRISLESWKLENSKNGAASQRNSQPSSGKAQVLGSKILSRVLHMCFHQLKFFSQTRKDDPFKTLVYGEIKLIGPPLLNIIFSLKSVSKKEAKVQKDVECRKENIHLALLCLKKIIEVGLSSAKYLCLIDHLVSTSLPEENVAAGDWGDDECKLAEGIDDQSTKSKELFLKSIKPLLNEFLDCSFFREAEILCDMVLMIGKKLPEERRNLVGSLATQLCRRSDVSNSKVAKCLVFIAVTLTSPPADMVITETMAAELVQVLGSEDTDPVDESETFPIIKKSTSAAISTTILQSVDSSIADMDWIAIRLKTCYMATQKGISFNQTGKEAPELAVEEVLYSRAEAVVKVLSHFVAMNLKDPQAEHLLKLAAKFYKNLARISKLRISPKGCKQFLPSSKYQRLVETTCRKLTAPIYNFVTKMQQNQQESNTNKGLVNKIKRENRCIPDLIFQIEDYEKYLIQLSKITKLNLLRHAKRSTSRDFKIVESTEDAPEEQIPNQEEADSHHSTAHSSSGSDNEGEGPDDTECGSPLAAGDGADDGERGSPLAADDTENEDEEEAALRRVKRARTSRVVQDSDEEV